The Ancylobacter sp. SL191 nucleotide sequence ACAGGATCGCGCTGATGCGCAAGGGCGAAATCGTCCAGCTCGGCACGCCCGAAGAACTCTACCGCCACCCGGCGGATCTGTCCGCCGCGCGCTTCTTCAGCGAGGTTAATGAGGTGAACAGTGTGGCCAGTCAGGGCAAGATTCACACGCCCTTCGGCGACTACCCGGCACCCGGCCTCGCCGAGGGCAGTCCGGCCGTCGCGGCCATCCGCCCGCAGGGGGTCGATCTGCGCGCGCCCGGCACCGGGGTGCCCGGCCGGGTGATCAACCACCGATTCCTCGGCGAGCTCGATCTCTATGAGGTCGCGGTCGAGGGCCTCGATACCCCTTTGGTCGCACGCCGCCGCCCGGTTGCCGGATTGCACCGTGGCCATGACGTAGGCGTGCACATCGACGCGGCTGAAGTTCTTGTCTTCGCCGCAACCGGGCCCTAGTGTCCGCTCACAATTGCGAAGCGTCGTCACCAGGGGCCGGCGGCGCCTCGGACAGGGAGTTGTAAAATGGGTTCGCTGAGCATCTGGCATTGGATCATCGTGCTGGTCGTCGTGCTCCTCCTCTTCGGCCGCGGCAAGCTGTCGGAGCTGATGGGCGACGCCGCCAAGGGCATCAAGGCCTTCAAGAAGGGCATGTCGGACGACGACGAGACGCCCGCCAAGCCGGCCGAGCCGGTGCGTTCCCTCGACCACCAGTCGAGCGTTGAAGCCGAGCGGACCAAGGTCGGCTGAAGCCCGCTCGCGGGCGTTCTTGATCGGGGAGGGCCGCTGCGGCGGCCCCGGCTTGACATATGCTTGATATCGGCTGGTCCGAACTACTGGTGATCGGCGTCGTCGCTCTGGTCGTGATCGGGCCCAAGGAATTGCCGACTGTCCTGCGCAAGATAGGGCAGGGGGTCGGCAAGCTGCGCCGCATGGCCGGCGAGTTCCAGGGGCAGTTCAACGAGGCGCTGCGCGAGGCGGAGCTATCCGACCTCAAGGACAGCGTGAGCGGTCTGCGCAACGACCTCTCCGGTCTGGCCGACAATGCGCGCTCGACGCTGAGCAACGCCTTTCCGACCAATCCGCTGCAGGATCTCGATACCGAGATGAAGGCGACCTCGACCCCGGTCGAGCGCACGGACCTGCCGGCGGCCGACATCGAGGCGCAGCTTCCCGCGCCGAGCGAGCTGGAAACCCACGCCTTCGAGACCATCGAAGACGAGGTGCGCGCCGCGACGCAGAAGATGGAGCCTGCGGGGCCGGCCGGCGCTGCCGTTGCCGCCGCCGCGCCGGTGTCGGCTTCTGCCGCCCCGGCGACGGCGCAGCCACCGGCGCCTGCCGCGGTGACGCCTGAGAAGGCCCCAACCACGGCGCCGGCCGCGCCGGCCTCCACGGTGGCCGACGCTCCGCCGCGCCCGGCGCTGCCCAAGCGGGCGACGCGCCGCAAGGCGGCTCCCGCCTCTGACGCTGCCGCCGATCCGGTGGTCGCGCCGGTTGCCGCCACGCCCAAGGAAATCGCCTCCAAGGAAATAGCCTCCACGGAAAGCGCGCCCAAGCGTGTCGCCAAGCCGCGTGTGCGCGCCAAAGCCGCCGAGGTTGTGGCCTCGACCGGTGAGCTGCCGCTTGATACCCCGCCGGCCGCCGCCAAGGCGTCTCCCAAGCCCCGGTCTCGCGCCGCCAAGGCGCCGGCCGGTTCTACCGGCAATGAAGGGCCGGGCGCATGAGCCAGGACGATATCGACGCCTCCAAGGCCCCGCTGATCGAGCATCTGATCGAGCTGCGCTCGCGGCTGATCAAGTCGCTGATCGCCTTTTTCATCGCCTTCTTCGCCTGCTTCATGCTGGGCAAGTTCATCTACAATATCCTGCTCTGGCCCTATGAGTTCGCGGCCGGCGGCACCGAGCATGTGAAGCTGATCTACACGGCGCCGCAGGAATTCCTGTTCACCCAGATCAAGCTCGGCATGTTCGGGGCGGCGTTCATCTCCTTCCCGGTGGTGGCGACGCAGATCTACATGTTCGTGGCGCCCGGCCTCTACAGCCACGAGAAGAACGCCTTCCGCCCCTATCTGGTGGCGACGCCGGTGTGCTTCCTGATCGGCGCGGCCTTCGTCTATTTCGTCGCCATGCCCATGGCGATGACCTATTTCCTCTCCATGCAGCAGGCCGCCGGCCCCGGCACGCCGGAAATCTCCATGCTGCCGCAGGTGAGCGAATATCTCTCGCTCATCATGACGCTGATTTTCGCCTTCGGCATTTGCTTCCAGCTGCCGGTGATCCTGACGCTGCTGGCGCAGATCGGCGTGGTCTCGTCCGATCAGCTGAAGAAGTTCCGCCGCTATGCGATTGTCGGCGTGTTCGTCGTCGCGGCGGTGCTGACCCCGCCCGACGTGGTCAGCCAGCTCGGCCTCGCTATCCCCACCCTGCTGCTCTACGAAATCTCGGTGATCCTCGTGCAGATGATCGAGAAGCGGCGCGCCG carries:
- a CDS encoding twin-arginine translocase TatA/TatE family subunit, which codes for MGSLSIWHWIIVLVVVLLLFGRGKLSELMGDAAKGIKAFKKGMSDDDETPAKPAEPVRSLDHQSSVEAERTKVG
- the tatB gene encoding Sec-independent protein translocase protein TatB; this encodes MLDIGWSELLVIGVVALVVIGPKELPTVLRKIGQGVGKLRRMAGEFQGQFNEALREAELSDLKDSVSGLRNDLSGLADNARSTLSNAFPTNPLQDLDTEMKATSTPVERTDLPAADIEAQLPAPSELETHAFETIEDEVRAATQKMEPAGPAGAAVAAAAPVSASAAPATAQPPAPAAVTPEKAPTTAPAAPASTVADAPPRPALPKRATRRKAAPASDAAADPVVAPVAATPKEIASKEIASTESAPKRVAKPRVRAKAAEVVASTGELPLDTPPAAAKASPKPRSRAAKAPAGSTGNEGPGA
- the tatC gene encoding twin-arginine translocase subunit TatC → MSQDDIDASKAPLIEHLIELRSRLIKSLIAFFIAFFACFMLGKFIYNILLWPYEFAAGGTEHVKLIYTAPQEFLFTQIKLGMFGAAFISFPVVATQIYMFVAPGLYSHEKNAFRPYLVATPVCFLIGAAFVYFVAMPMAMTYFLSMQQAAGPGTPEISMLPQVSEYLSLIMTLIFAFGICFQLPVILTLLAQIGVVSSDQLKKFRRYAIVGVFVVAAVLTPPDVVSQLGLAIPTLLLYEISVILVQMIEKRRAAREAATEGSVA